Proteins from one Anopheles nili chromosome 2, idAnoNiliSN_F5_01, whole genome shotgun sequence genomic window:
- the LOC128730024 gene encoding integral membrane protein GPR180-like: MLADTCLRWIGLISVSLVLWSCGYPGVLSPVEAAHLTGTFEVDEFFRFLHKFGFQKTEKHSQKDTEWDTFGYIYGNVTSHVNFTTPVTLAVLDKRSFLEYYANRNDFDRDVACQRMFDKLDKIVYSRACNPHAEADYLRRIPCERGKLCVDEDTRENVVPGSQFTFVISDPNVPRFWYVSMVACYQNVSTCQWHYYDYRKYHTEPPSIDFDITLVNGNPNRQTLSFFNPLLFHFSFDRQNTLEMYLIFFVVYLLMVPLQIYAVRLQKHPVTRLFTVSLVLEFVSVCLLLTHTVRYAMNGVGDEKLAVMGDIFDIFSRTSFMLILLLLAKGWAVTRLQISVSSWILLMVIWIPYCAIHVLLYIWNRTEVDIISDIDEYQTWPGWLVLACRSMMMLWFLWELRTTMKYEHSSQKLDFLLHFGASSLVWFIYLPIVAIIAVNVSPLWRYKLLLGITNSADCLAYCVMMGLLWPNRAGQYLLLTGSNFGGMDELDEFNEAPHIVHRDSDTLHSSNGDLAVDEYLDNDDDEIETLVLSTDDLLHTGSSFPVGGGGTVGGSKPLTLHNGNAMNGGITKGGRSFD; encoded by the exons ATGCTGGCCGATACGTGCTTACGGTGGATCGGATTGATCAGCGTTTCGCTGGTGCTATGGTCCTGTGGATATCCGGGTGTGTTGTCGCCGGTCGAGGCGGCCCACCTCACAGGCACGTTCGAGGTCGATGAGTTCTTCCGGTTTCTGCACAAGTTCGGCTTCCAGAAGACGGAGAAACACTCCCAGAAGGACACCGAGTGGGACACGTTCGGGTATATCTACGGAAATGTCACGTCACACGTTAATTTCACCACCCCGGTGACTCTGGCCGTGCTCGATAAGCGTAGCTTTCTCGAGTACTACGCTAACAGGAACGATTTTGATCGAGATGTGGCTTGCCAACGGATGTTCGATAAACTGGACAAGATCGTGTATAGTCGGGCGTGCAATCCGCACGCGGAGGCTGACTACCTGCGGCGCATTCCTTGCGAGCGGGGGAAACTGTGCGTGGACGAGGACACCCGGGAGAATGTCGTTCCCGGCAGCCAGTTTACGTTCGTCATTAGCGATCCTAATGTGCCAAG GTTCTGGTATGTGTCGATGGTGGCGTGTTATCAGAATGTGTCCACCTGTCAGTGGCACTACTACGACTATCGCAAATATCATACGGAACCCCCGAGTATAGACTTTGATATCACGCTGGTTAATGGAAACCCGAACCGGCAAACGCTTTCCTTCTTCAATCCGTTGCTTTTCCACTTCTCCTTCGACCGACAAAACACGCTCGAAATGTATTTGATATTTTTCGTCGTCTATCTGCTGATGGTGCCGTTGCAAATCTATGCCGTCCGACTGCAGAAACATCCCGTCACGCGGCTTTTTACGGTCAGCTTGGTGTTGGAGTTTGTGAGCGTTTGTCTACTCTTAACGCACACCGTACGCTACGCCATGAATGGTGTCGGCGACGAAAAGCTGGCTGTAATGGGCGATATATTTGATATATTTAGCAGA ACGTCATTTATGCTTATATTGCTACTTCTTGCCAAGGGGTGGGCAGTGACCCGGTTACAGATCAGTGTAAGCAGCTGGATTCTGCTCATGGTTATCTGGATCCCTTACTGTGCCATACATGTGTTGCTGTACATATGGAACAGG ACGGAAGTGGATATTATCTCTGATATTGATGAATATCAGACGTGGCCTGGTTGGCTGGTGCTCGCGTGCCGTTCCATGATGATGCTGTGGTTTCTGTGGGAGCTGCGAACGACGATGAAGTACGAACACTCTTCGCAAAAGCTAGactttttgctccatttcggTGCTTCGAGTCTCGTATGGTTCATCTACTTGCCAATCGTGGCCATTATTGCTGTGAATGTTAGTCCGCTGTGGCGGTATAAGCTATTACTAG GTATAACAAATTCAGCCGACTGTTTGGCGTACTGTGTGATGATGGGTTTGCTGTGGCCTAACCGCGCCGGGCAATATTTGCTACTGACGGGATCAAACTTTGGTG GTATGGACGAACTGGATGAGTTCAACGAAGCACCGCATATAGTGCACAGAGATTCCGATACGCTGCACAGTAGCAACGGAGATCTAGCTGTGGACGAATATTTGGataacgacgatgacgaaatAGAAACCTTAGTACTCAGTACAGACGATTTGCTCCACACGGGAAGTTCTTTCCCGGTTGGGGGTGGGGGCACAGTGGGTGGCAGTAAGCCTCTAACATTACATAACGGTAACGCCATGAATGGCGGTATCACAAAAGGGGGGAGATCTTTCGATTAG